The Microplitis demolitor isolate Queensland-Clemson2020A chromosome 9, iyMicDemo2.1a, whole genome shotgun sequence genomic sequence tgttattattattattattgttattgttattgttattattattattattgttattgttattgttattattattattattgttattgttattgttattgttattgttattgttattgttattgttactgttattgttattgttattgttattgttattgttactgttattgttattgttattgttattgttattgttattgttattgttattgttattgttattgttattgttattgttattgttattgttactgttattgttattgttattgttattgttattgttactgttattgttattgttattgttattgttattgttattgttattgttattgttattgttattgttattgttattgttattgttattgttattgttattgttattgttattgttattgttattgttattgttattgttattgttattgttattgttattgttattgttattgttattgttattgttattgttattgttattgttattgttattgttattgttattgttattgttattgttattgttattgttattgttattgttattgttattgttattgttatcgtTATCGTTatcgttattgttattgttattgttattgttattgttattgttattgttattgttattgttattgttattgttattgttattgttattgatattattattattattattattattattattattgttattgttattgttattgttattgttattgttattgttattgttattgttattgttattgatattattattattattattattattattattattattattattgttattgttattgttattgttattgttattgttattgttattgttatcgttattgttattgttattgttattgttattgttattgttatcgttattgttattgttattgttattgttattgttattgttattgttattgttattgttattgttattgttattgttatcgttattgttattattattattattattattattattattattattattattattattattattattattattattattattattattattattattgttattattattattattattattattgttattattattgttattattattattattattattgttattattattattattattattattattattattgttattattattattattattattattattattattattattattattattattattgttattattattattattattattattattattattattgttattattattattattattattgttattattattattattattattattattattattattattattattattattatttttattgttattgttattattattattattattattgttattgttattattattattattgttattgttattgttattattattattattgttattgttattgttattattattattattattattattattattattattgttattgttattattattattattgttattgttattgttattattattattattgttattgttattgttattattattattattgttattgttattgttattattattattattattattattattgttattattattattattgttattgttattgttattattattattattattattattattattattattattattattattattgttattgttattattattattattattattattattattattattgttattattattattattggcattatcgttattattgttgttattattgttcttattgttattattattatcattgttattattgttattgttatttttgttattattattgttgtaatttttattattattgttattgttattattgttataattgttattattattattattatttttgtaattattcatttttttattgttattattgttattattgttattattattattattgttaatgttattgttcttgttattgttattattgttattatcattgctattattgttattgttattgttattattgttgttgttattgttattattgttgttgttattgttattgttattgttattattattgttattattattgttattattattattatttttattattattattattattattattattattattattattattattcattttattattgttattattattatcattgttactattgttattatcgttattattgttatcagtattgttattattgttattgttattgttattattgttgttgttattgttattattgttgttgttattgttattgttattattattgttattattattattattattattattattattattattattattattattattattattattattattattattattattattattatcattattattattattattattattattattattactactactactattattgttattatgacAACAACGATAAActtgaaaattcataaatttacaaatagcTTTTACAATTCTAAGAAATTACCATGCGTTTAATGACTCATTTTTCACCTCGAATTTCAGCCTATATATTGatcgaaaatcattattgTACACTTTGATCTTTATAGACAAGATTTGGATTATTATTTGCCCAATAGTGAAAATTATGGGTATTCCATGTGCCCGTTCGATCGAAGTTCGACTCATCCGTAAAGagagtattgaaaaaaaagcccGGTTGTGCCTCTTTCCGCCGCAATGCCCACTGGCAAAATTCAAGAGGTTGTGCATAATCACCTTCATGCAAGTCTTGAACTTGAAGATACTGATACGAATGTTTCCCATCTGCTTGAAACATACGATGCACGGTTgactttgataaatttaccAATTGCACCGGTGAACGTGTCGAATTCGTTGAATCCTCTTCAGTTGCATCAAGTGCTCTTCCCTCATTACACTCACTCCTTGCGTTGCGTCGTTCACCTACATCATAACGATTAGGAAGTATACTTCTCGATCTTCGTAAACGATTAACTGCATCTAAAATTACACGTCAACTAAGGCAAGTACGCCGCGGAAAACGTTCGTCATAAAGTCTCAAAGCTGCAACTGAGTCAAAATTTGTAGCACCATAACAAAGTACCATATCAGTATACTCGTTAGCAGAATAAGCTGGCATTTTCCAAATATCACAGATGCAAACCGTCGATtaggaaaaagaaaaattttaaactaagaCAAATCGTACTAAGAAAGTACACAAAATGATAACACTATTAacgaaaagaaataatttcttattgaAGTCGTAAATTAGTTAAATCAGTTATTGAAGTCGTAAATTACTCGTATGAGGTCTCATAGAAGCGTATACAGAAATCACTTTTTCCAGTAGtaagaaaaagtatttaaaaaaaaaagaacaacaCGTGAAAAGGTCAACTTCGTGAAACATCGTGAAAAAGAgccaaaataaaatctaccttttattttaatcacgaTTAACTCGTGTTACGTTCAAATGTAAAGAAatcgtttataaaattttaatcgatcGGGACGGcttgttcagagatattccaacaATAAactgttttcaaaaatgttttttttggataacttttaatcttcccgatggattgattccaaaatcaactgggctctgaagctttATAAGCCTCATCGAATgccctcaaccatcaaaatcggttaattttttcaagagaaaccgttgtcgaaagaatttgaaaaaaaaaaaaaacatttttttagtattttggaaatttctcaaaaacgactctaTACATCAATTTCAAActctgatcagttgtagaactcaataaaacgcgtcgattgccaccttaaacgtcTTAATTGGTTtcttcgttcgagagatatcgtttgagaaaaattggtgaaaaacgtttttttcgaaaacaaaggcatgcaaacgtattttcgagctcgaagagctcaaaaatatatctacagcaatttttcgagctttaggagctcgaaatgggcGGGAATTTTTtgaggctggcccgcaggatcaaccgacagaccgatttttaacttcccgctaagaaaatcgacgattttcaaaaatttcgggaagttattgttttcaccccgattttcgaaaatcgagttttcatctgATGTCGACgctttgaggtcctaggaagttattctgactattttcagaatgatgtccgagtgtgtgtggtgtgtgtgtgtgtgtgtgtgtgtgtgtgtgtgtgtgtgtgtgtgtgtgtgtatgtatgtaaactctttgtaacttttgaactaatgaatcgatttggatggttgaggtggcaatcggaagagcttgttggccatcaactttcctggaaatttcagatcatttgatcgaatagactcgaaaatatttgcgagttacgaaaaaaaaaaaaaattttttttttagttttttattgatttctcaaaaacgacttatacgatcgacttcaaaatctaatcagctctagtacttcataaaacgcgtcgattgccacctcaaacatcaaaatcggataattcgttcgagagttatcgcgggagaaaaaaatggtgaaaaacggtttattctaaatattttcgaaacgactgacgcgatcgatttcaaattttaatcagctctagaatttaataaaacgcgccgattgccacgtcaactatcaaaatcgattgatttgttaaaaaaatatcggatttgaaaagttaaaaaaataacattttatgttatttttttcggataaatcataatataacgtactaaaatgtgcctgatatcataccaactcatcttttttatggtttttttttatcatataatgtcgtcgaacttggtttttcgtttaaatcatattatcaacaaaaaaatcgataaatcgtagtttttaatatttttatcggatatttcatattttattgtttcttatatgagtcaaaacttaattaaatcttgattttgatccctaacattgatttctgcctcaatacacttattttacagaacataatcaggaactacattttaaaaaccgcttcattgatgattttcgattcttaaattttcaaacttcagcataacaggtaacttgttagagcttgaaaagatcgtaaaaaaacaattgcatgtgatagctttttcgagctcgaagagcttgaaaatatatctacactaatgttttcgagctctttgaggtcgaaaacagcgggaagttttggggctggcccgcagggtcaaccgacgcccagatttttttttactatttttacggttaattataacaatattttattaagacTTTTTAGCtagcaaaaaaaagtttaacactTGAAATTTCTGAAATAACCACATaagtttcatttatatttagcATATTTATGAATGAACCTATCTATTCTCTAAATctctgataattaattttctgaagACAGTTATCAAAAAAGCTATAAAATCAAATCTATCTCctgtagagaaaaaaattggaaacaAGGTTTTcgaaaagaataattttttgaattgtaatGATATTTCCATGTGTTCTATGTGATAAGTATATCTCGAGAAGTAAAGAGTTTGGCAACACTGGGGCGTATACATAACATTTTTTGGCTTTCCACAAAAAAATAGaagttttctcaaaaattgatTACGAAGTGTATATCACCTGATGAAGTAGCTAAAAATGtgtgttataaaaaaataagtttgctttttttattactaattcctgttttatacaaataaaaaaaatgaaataaaaattacaataaaagtGATAGACTCAAAAATCGCACAATATTGAAAATGCTAAAATCATTTTCAAGCACCAAGTAACTTTAGTTGGaacaaaatttccatttcttCATTCTTGAATTTTAACAGCTTTTTCCAAGGTCACTTGACCTGCCTTAAAAAAAGGTGGTTGCGCAtgaactgtttatttatttttttttttttttcgttaaataaAGATATAATAACAGAactaaatatatcaaaaagtaattaaatctTTATTAGTAATTTCTAGATTCGTATATATACACTTAAGTCCCTTTGATTCTTCACACACTTGTCTCCTGGACCacttcacacacacacacaatctTAATATCTAAATTGTGCGAGTCTCCTGGACATCTCGCGACGTTATCTCCACAACTTATTCACGTGGGTCCACTGGACTTCCGCCATGTTCTCGTGATGGACAAAACAATGCGGTCGGAATCGGGCTACCAGCCCCGACTTCCGCCTGGTTCTTTACCTTGGTTCCTGCGCCACTTGCTCGGGGTCCGTCCACCTGGCCTTCGCTCCCTTATCGCACTAGTGCTGGATTCAACGATATTAATAAGTAGGGATTAGGAAGTTAGCTACCAGCCAACGCTCCCTAGGACTCTACGCAAAGCTATCTTAACTGACTAGGCTTGCAGGTTACCAACCAATCGCAAGTTGTAGTCTGACACGAGCTATCAGCCAACGTTATTACTCTGTTCCCAAGAGGTCTTCTTCTCAAGGGAAGAGGCTGCTGACTCTGACTCTTGTGGGCTAAAACAGCCCCTTTTATACCCAGTTTGGGCCTACTCTCTCTTCTAGGGGTCACCTGATCACTGACGTTAATTGGCGATTTTGCTTCGCTTAATTCGTTAAAATTCAAAGGGCTCTCACTGACTACTGGgattaactaattaactatACCTAAATTAGACGATCTATACTTAGTGAATGGTGACTCATTGTGCATAATTTGTATTATGAAATTCGGGTATAGTTTAgcttatacaaaatttatataacttgAAGTATATTAACTTGTAAATCTTACTTATACTGATAAAGTATAATCGAGTATATCAAAACGGCAAAAAATAGTAGCATGAAATATATTGaactataattatatacaatacaattataatttaagataTACTTTTCTCCTATACACTTTTTTCATGCGGGTATCCCTCAATCGAATGCACATTCAAAGTAACCAGTCCAACGGACACTTTTTGTATTGTATCGGCCCGTACGGGacgatgattaaaaaaaaatattttagtattaaaaaaaagatacaaCAGTAAGAACtttgagtttgaaaaatatttatcaaaaaaaaatgtactttcgtatgaaaaaaagtatgaacGTTTTTCAGCCaataaatcatagattaatatcttttacattttttcttggttttcgaaaatcagaccGAAACCAAGAATTTGGCCATTTTCTTAGCGAGGAGTTAAAAATTTCCCGCAAGTTTCAGCCCTTCCCGGTAAGCACATGACCTTAAATTGACATCATGTGTAGGTCATGTGTTCACTGGATTAGTTCTGATTATAAATACTTTAcatttgattttgaagtttttctGTTGAAAATACATAGGAAagttaggattttttttattcccctcgcggttttggaaATACCAAAATAATACCGGAATTGTACGGTATAAATATCgcataaatatggtattactcgagttattttGGCCAGTTTCTTTGCCGTATTATTAccgaaaatttacgaaataaattcagaatatttacggcaataaatcagaaaaaatacggtattttcacAGCATTAAAACCATAATTATAcagcatatttatagtatattttcggcatttttgCAGCATCTAACCGTTCTACCcagaaaacaatttatatataattttataaaattttatgtagttacatctaattttacataattatatataaccttataaagttatatgcgataactgtcatgaaaaaaaaaaaaactcccgtCTATTCGGGGACTCGTTCCCGAGACCTAATTATTCAAAGTCTGATCTGGTAGCCATTAGGCCAATCACTTACTTCAAAGATGTTAGTAATTGTATTTAGATGAATACAAATGaactttagaaaattgaaaacattaattttcacagatagttattttcacttacatttttttgtttgagtaagaattgtgtgaaccaataaaataaaataaaaaatattacattttgcacattttcgatgatgttaaatgcagaagcgaacaaaaaataaaaccatattttttacaattttctatttcaccAGAGTAAATCTGGCAAAATTGCAGGATACTGacagtattattatcacaaaaacaacgatttcattattataacatCATCGTATGGATAGTTTTTATACAgaattttattggtaaaagttcggcatttttatagtaatattactgTAGTAATCTGGTAACTCTACAGCATAAGTACAGAAAGTATATGACATAAATACAggaaaaaaactggccaataTTACCATATTAATACCAaattattacggtaaatttacggcatgTGCATAAATGCCGAAAATTTACGGCATTTTTACGGCATTCTCGAAACCGCGAGGGTCTCTATGTAGCTCAGCCACATTTCAAGTTATCGTGTCGCCGTTTACAACATTTTGTAGGCAATTGAATactattcaaaagtttttgaagtaattttaCTGAAACTCTAATTGTTTTTCCTGTATTGGttctgaaaatcatttttttaatgataattttggtttttagttgatattaaatgaataacgAAACTTACAGTGAAAATGCAGAGAACGATTTTTCAGGAAATATAATTCGTTAAAAGaaagtacttttatttaaatttaaataaatacactgaaagaaaaaaaaattgaattcaagtaaACTTGTTTACTAGACTCATAATACTAGAGACAAAATAGTACATTGCATAGTTAGGTTACTAAGATAGTCTTTATGTGGTGAGTGCAATGTTTTCAGCACAAGTTGAAGGGTCACATGCACGGGCCGGAGGCTGGGCCGACGATACATTATTTCAAACGCTTTTATTCAATTTCGTGTCCTTTTGAAAGTTTCACATAAATGATTGTTTTGTGAACTACAGTACTCCTTAGTTAATATAGCTCCGTCGCTTTTtggaataattatataaagtttttaagtTCCTATGATGGTCGTAGTTGCAttgtatagcaaatctaatCTTTCATTTGCTTCTAAGTAGTTGTttctaaatgaataaaaaaattcgttataaCCGCTCGTAAATAGAATTAACTTCTACTTAGAGCTTGCAGATCTCTActcagaacaaaaaaatatcagaatcaaattataataagtaaaaaaaaaagtatacagTGTCAAAAATCTATACTGATATGTTCtgtccaattaatttttttattaatttattttatttcataaataaatttacgaaacTCCTCTTTACAAAAGCACGCGAAGACGCAGCGTCAGTTTTACCACCATTTATGCGTATGAAAGTAGCGCGACGATTTTTGCAATAacaattgatgaaaaaataaaaacttgtcgtcattttccaccaatgacaacaatttaattactccCATCCAAcatcaatcaaaaatttttaaatagcctGAGCACCATGGCTCAGGGCCTTAGTTgttgatcaaattttcagatctcGAGTCCTACGATCCGCGTAATACGGGTTCTTGGTTGTTGATCAGATCTTTAAATGTCGAGTCCTATGGTCCGCGTAAACGGCGTCAATAGCCCGTAATCTTATTGCAAAAAACTGTCCTAGAGAAAGTAACCGTCCTTAATAAAAGGTACTAGGCCGATATCATATCGTGTAGcggtattattttgttaacagcggtttatcttatatttaaattcagtttAGTTGTAAATTGATAAAGGTACTAGGCCGATATTTTCATATCGTGTAGcagtattattttgttatttacaattattataaaattcagtccGGCTCGATCGAATAGTGACACAAAAAGcaagtgtaattattttccgatctCGGGTCGAGATAATCTGCGCATAGAAAGCCATAATGCTAAATAAAGAcgcatatattaaaaataattaaaaataataataatcaattaaatggtTTCATTGTAACAATTCTAGTGTATAAGTGCTGTAAttgaaaagttgaataaaaaagacaaaagaTCACAATCTTAACCTAGTGAGTTCATTTGAAAATAGCACATAAGACTTTatcctacaaccccagccgcgTCCATTCAACCAAATCCATCCGGAGGAGGCCGAGTGAGCTGCAAAGTTCTGAAGGGATAAAAGCCTGCCGTGTTAGAAGAAAGAATCAGCTAAAGGTAAGTGAGAgacaatattaatatctttGCTCTCTGTTGATCGAGTAATAAATGCAACGTAACAAAGCTCGAGGGCGTTTGGGTTCACACTCTTCGAAAAAcccacattaaataataaacataggAAGTTAAaatcttcctcgtattctttattgttgtccgcaacctccataTCGCtcgttaaacttttttatcgcTACCAATaggagaaatcccggataattaatttaaatcaaagcggcggacataacagataaatatttttagcaaaaaaaaaaaaaaaatatttttttcaattttcgaaaatcgaaaaaaaaaacagtaattatgaaaaaggCCCACTACCGAACCAGGCTTAGAACTTGCAGGATGGATATAAGTTTAGAATAGAAAATCTTCAAGAAAATCTTAGGATACTGTTATGTccgactattatttatttaattattttggttgcGTGGATTAGGCGTTCGGACTAACCAATGCAATTTTTGGCTCAAATGTGTAGTTCAAGCcttaatttgtttgttttggGATACGTTTCGATGTGGACTTTCTTTCATTTCTAATTCGGTAAAAATAGAGTTATCTTTATAGATAGATGAATGTAAAAATTGCGCTAATCAATATatacgattttttaattaatagcgtccttatttcctcttaaatttttgaggCTGATtggaaaagttattaaaattgaaaaaaaaaaagaagtcaATTATAATTGCCTTACCTTTTGTGCtgaagtatatatttttagttttccttGAGATAGTTACCGTTGTAGACCCTGGATTTGGCTGCTAGATCTCGATGCAAGCAATCTCCGGATGAGGGTGGGGTGATGGTTTATTACTTAACTTATTTTACGAATAatacacaaaaatttattgtcacttatgtttttttttttattttaaaccccaattttaatttggtaataaaaactaattttcttTGAAGAAAATAGAGCTAATACTCTTTAAAGGGATATCTTTACTACcttaatcattaaataattacactcaaaattttggatttgaatttctttgatataataatgctcataaatttaaattaaaacttgacACTTACAACCAataacacttttatttttttttatatttatttctatcgatatggaaacttttattttatatcgaatttaaaaattcctttattttccTTTGCAGGAAATAGAAGCAGTGCTCTTTAAAGGAGTTGGCTTTTAACgttgaacatttatttaatatgtattTCTATCATACTTGTTTCCGCGAtgcgtgatttttttttatatatatagctgtataaatgtatactttgatatattttcactgttataatttt encodes the following:
- the LOC128668532 gene encoding probable serine/threonine-protein kinase clkA, encoding NNNNNNNDNNNNNNNNNNNNNNNNNNNNNNNNNNNNNNNNNNNNNNNNNNNNNNNNNNNNNNNNNTDNNNNDNNNSNNDNNNNNNKMNNNNNNNNNNNNNNNKNNNNNNNNNNNNNNNNNNNNNNNNNNNNNNNNNNNNNNSNDNNNNNNNKNNNINNNNNNNNNNNNNNKKMNNYKNNNNNNNNYNNNNNNNNNKNYNNNNNKNNNNNNNNDNNNNNKNNNNNNNNDNANNNNNNNNNNNNNNNNNNNNNNNNNNNNNNNNNNNNNNNNNNNNNNNNNNNNNNNNNNNNNNNNNNNNNNNNNNNNNNNNNNNNNNNNNNNNNNNNNNNNNNNNNNNNNNNNNNNN